AGTTCTGGAGAATACAGCCGTTTGAGGCTGGCGTTCATGCTTTTAGAAATGGAGTTTTTAAAGGATTTTAAAGGCGTGTTGGTGTTAGATGAAATGGATTCCAATTTGAGCGGTGAAGAGAGTTTGGCGGTCTCTAAAGCCCTTGAAACCTTAAGCAGCCATTCGCAAATCTTTGCCATTTCACACCAAGTCCATATCCCAGCCGTTGCTAAAAACCATATTTTGGTGTTTAAAGAAAACCACAAAAGCCTTGCAAAAACCCTTAATAACGAAGAAAGGGTTTTAGAAATCGCGCGCATGATAGGGGGGAGCGAGAATATAGAGAGCGCGATTTCTTTCGCTAAGGAAAAATTAAAGGTGTGATGATGAAATTTTTTCTTTTAAAGAAATTCAGCGAATTTTTAAACACTCAAACGCATTTTAACCTCAAACGCTTGAACGCGTCTGGCTTTTTATTAGAGACTTTTTCTAAAGAAAAACACGCCTTTGTTGTGGATTTGAATGCGCCTTATATTGGTTTGTCCAAAAAACCCCCAGAGAGCGTTTTAAAAAACACTTTAGCGTTAGATTTTTGTTTGAATAAATTCACTAAAAACGCCAAAATTTTACAAGCAAACGTCATTGATAACGATCGGATTTTAGAAATCAAGGGCGCTAAAGATTTGGCTTATAAGAGTGAAAATTTTATTTTGCGTTTAGAAATGATCCCTAAAAAAGCCAACCTCATGATTTTAGATCAAGAAAAATGCGTGATAGAAGCCTTTCGTTTTAATGACAGGGTCGCTAAAAACGATATTTTAGGGGCATTGCCTCCTAATATTTACGAGCATCAAGAAGAGGATTTGGATTTTAAGGGATTGTTAGACATTTTAGAAAAAGATTTTTTATCCTATCAGCATAAAGAATTAGAACACAAGAAAAATCAAATCATCAAGCGATTAAATACCCAAAAAGAACGCTTGAAAGAAAAATTAGAAAAACTAGAAGATCCTAAAAACTTACAATTGGAAGCGAAAGAATTGCAAACTCAAGCCTCGTTATTGCTCACTTACCAGCATTTAATCCATAGGAATGAAAGCTGCGTGGTTTTAAAGGATTTTGAAGATAAGGAATGCGCGATTGAAATTGATAAGAGCATGCCCTTAAACGCCTTTATCAATAAAAAATTCACTCTCAGCAAGAAAAAGAAACAAAAATCGCAATTTTTGCATTTAGAAGAAGAGAATTTAAAAGAAAAAATCGCTTTTAAAGAAAATCAAATCAACTATGTTAAAGGAGCGCAAGAAGAAAGCGTTTTAGAGATGTTTATGCCCTCTAAAAATTCTAAAATCAAACGCCCGATGAGCGGGTATGAAGTGCTGTATTATAAGGATTTTAAAATCGGTTTAGGGAAAAACCAAAAAGAGAATATCAAGCTTTTACAAGACGCAAGAGCGAATGATTTGTGGATGCATGTAAGAAATATTCCTGGATCGCATTTGATCGTTTTTTGCCAAAAGAACGCGCCCAAAGATGAGGTCATTATGGAATTAGCCAAAATGTTGATTAAAATGCAAAAAGATGTGTTTAATAGTTACGAAATTGACTACACGCAACGAAAATTTATCAAAATCATCAAAGGAGCTAATGTCATTTACTCAAAATACCGAACTATTAGTCTAAAGGACACTTAAACACTTAAGGAGGTTAGCATGGGTGTTTCAGCTTTAGGCAATGTAACTTATATCAACCAAAACGCTCCTTTAAATTCTGCTATCCAACAGGGTGCAAGAAGTGATATGTTGGATTTAGCACAAAGCTTTCAAAGCAAGCTTGAATTAGCCCAAGAAACAAGGGCGTTAGAAAACATGCAAGCCATTAGCGATAAAGATCCTAAAGAAGGTTCCAAAAACCGCTATCCAAACAGCCAAAGGGCTAAGGCGTTTGGCTTGGAAGAAGAAGAAATTGAATTGTGGCATGAAGAGCATTTGTTGGATATTGTGGGGTAGGGTTAAACTAAAGGGTTAAGATAACTTAAATGGATTTTTTTAATTTGGTTTAAGTAGAACTTGATGTAGGTTTTACTTAATTATTATATTTATACTTTTTTTCTGCTATTAAAATAATTTAAACAATAAAAATATTTTTTATGTTGACTTACTATTATATTTATGATATTGTAGAACCTATATTAATGGAAGCTATAACTAACTTTAAAAGCATATAGCAAAGACTCTCTAAAGTTGACTATAAAACGCTCTTTAGGGATAAAAAAAACCGAAACTCCATTAACAATTCCAAATTAAACATACTAGACTTAAAGGATAGCAAAATGAAACAAGCGTTACAAGAAAAAAACATAAGCCCATGTTTAGTAGATGATTATCGTTACCTAAACAAAGGCATACCGAACTTTTTTGATTATAATATCAAAGACAAAAATGAAGCAAAGGAAAGACAAGATGAAAAAGAAAATCTAAAAGCCGAAATTGAAAAAGACAAGCAAGACAGCGATGAGTTAAAACATAGCGAAATTGATACAAAGGACACACAAATGAGCCAACCATTAGAAACATTGGATAAAGATAAACAAGCCATGAGTGAAGCGATCAAAAAAGATATTGAAAAAGACAAAGAAAACCTCGCACGAGTGGAGGCAGACAAAAAAGTCAAAGCCGATGAGAGTGAAAGCCGTTATGAAAAAGACGATGACAAAAAAGCCGATAAGCTTGACAAAGAAATCGCTAAAGATAAAGCCAGCCCTAACAAAGACGAGCTTTATGAAGATGACGATAGAGCTAAACGAGACAAAGAACGAGACGATGCCTTGCGTGATAAAGAAAAAGCTAAAGATGATGCATGCATGGTAAGGGCAGACGATGATACCATAGAAGACGATGAGGAGTATGGTGATGATGATACTATGAGCATGAAAAATAAAAACAATGATGAAGTCAATGTTATACAAGAATACAAAAAGATATACGATGAGTGCGAAGTAACAGACAAAATCAAAATATTAGGCAATATCCAAAAGTATCAAATGGATATGCTTAAATTTCGCCCCTAACCAAGCCCCATTAAACAGCTTTCGTTTAACTGGTCGCTTTTATGATATTGAACGAGCCCTTTGTCCTCTCAAAAAGAGAAAACGGCGGCGGAGTCTCTTGGTGTCTGGCTCTTGGGGGTCTTTTGATCAAAGTGTTAGCGCATTTGGAAAAATCAATCAAATCCATTGTGGTTTTGATGTAGCTGGGCAAGTTTAACAGGCATATTTCAAAGAGCTTATAGCTCGCTAAAGCGTCCGCATAGGCTCTGTGGCTGACTTCTATACCAAACCCTAAAAGCTCTTTTAAAAAGCTCAAAGAATAACGCATGGACAAAATAGCGCGTTTGGATAAATCCAAA
This is a stretch of genomic DNA from Helicobacter pylori. It encodes these proteins:
- a CDS encoding fibronectin-binding domain-containing protein, with the translated sequence MKFFLLKKFSEFLNTQTHFNLKRLNASGFLLETFSKEKHAFVVDLNAPYIGLSKKPPESVLKNTLALDFCLNKFTKNAKILQANVIDNDRILEIKGAKDLAYKSENFILRLEMIPKKANLMILDQEKCVIEAFRFNDRVAKNDILGALPPNIYEHQEEDLDFKGLLDILEKDFLSYQHKELEHKKNQIIKRLNTQKERLKEKLEKLEDPKNLQLEAKELQTQASLLLTYQHLIHRNESCVVLKDFEDKECAIEIDKSMPLNAFINKKFTLSKKKKQKSQFLHLEEENLKEKIAFKENQINYVKGAQEESVLEMFMPSKNSKIKRPMSGYEVLYYKDFKIGLGKNQKENIKLLQDARANDLWMHVRNIPGSHLIVFCQKNAPKDEVIMELAKMLIKMQKDVFNSYEIDYTQRKFIKIIKGANVIYSKYRTISLKDT
- a CDS encoding prohead core protein, whose translation is MSQPLETLDKDKQAMSEAIKKDIEKDKENLARVEADKKVKADESESRYEKDDDKKADKLDKEIAKDKASPNKDELYEDDDRAKRDKERDDALRDKEKAKDDACMVRADDDTIEDDEEYGDDDTMSMKNKNNDEVNVIQEYKKIYDECEVTDKIKILGNIQKYQMDMLKFRP